A window of Phycisphaeraceae bacterium genomic DNA:
GTCGGAAGATCGATGTTCGCATCACGAATCGTCTCCAAGAGTTCATTAAACGGCAGCCCCAGCGCCCGAATGCGATCAACATCGAGTTCGATCCGAACCTCTCGATTAAACCCGCCCCACGGATCGACCTGCGCCACCCCCTCGATCCGTCCAAAGCGGTAACGGACCTGATTCTCAACCAGTTCTGTTAACTCCACCGGATCAAGGTCACTCGAGATGCCCACGATGACCACCGGGAAGCTGCCGATATCAAACTTGCTCACACTCGGCCGCTCGATGTCATCGGGAAACTCATTGAGCTCATCCTCCAGACGAGCCTGAACATCCAACGCCGCGGTATCAATATCGACACCCGATGCGAACGTCAGCCGCACACGCGAGTTACCCTCCGAACTCGACGATGTCATCTCCTCAACCCCAGGCACCGTCGCCACGATCTCCTCGACAATCTGAGTGACCAGCCGCTCCATCACTTCCGGGCTCGCCCCGTCGTAGCCGGTCCGCACCGTCAACCTCGGCAGTTCTACCTCAGGTAACAGGTCAATCTGCAGCTTCCCCAGAGCTACCGCACCCAACACCACGATGATCAACGTGACCATCGACGTCAGCACAGGCCGCCGAACGCTAAATCGCGGAAGGTTCATTCGCCGGTCTCACTACGCTCTGGCGACTGATCACCCGGAACCACCACCACAGACCCGTCATCCAATAACTGCTGGCCCAGCGTGACGACCCGCCCAGCCAGCGAATCCTCAAGAATCTGCACCCGCCCGTCACTGACGATCCCCGTCTCAACACCCACCATCCGCACCCGACCAAGCTCCTCATCCAACATAAAGACCACCGGACGATCCGCCCGCCGCACCAGCGCCACCTCCGGCACCATCAACGCGTCCTCAACCCGGGACAGGACCATCTCCACGCGAACAAACATCCCCGGCTTCAACAGCCCCTCGGGATTCGGAACCTCCAGTTCGACACGCGCCTGCCGTGAACTCGACTCAAACACAGGCGACACCCGTGTCACCGTCCCCCGAAACACCCGACCCGGATAAGCATCCGTCCGAAGCGCTACCAACTGCCCTGATTGCAACAGGCCGTAATCAGCCTCGGTCACAAACACCACCGCCTTGATCGGGTCCAGTGCCACAATCGTCAGCAGCGACGTATTCGCCGCCACCGTGTCGCCCTGCTCAACCCGCCGTTCCGCCACGACCCGGCGCTCATCCTCCTCATCCCAGATGGCCCGCACACGCGTGTAGCCCAACCGGATTTGCGCCGACTGCAATGCCGATCGCGCCCTCTCCAGCTGAGCCTCCGCAACCACCACTCGAGACCTCGCCGCCAACTGCTCCGCACGAGCGCTATCGAACTGAGCGTCCGAGGCCACGCCACGCTCTCGCAGCGTCGCCTGACGGTCCATAGTCCGCTCGGCAATCTCACGGGCATCCCGCGCCTGGACCAGATTCGCCTCCGCCACCGCCAGCTCCGCCTCGGCCTGAGCGACCGCCTGCTCCTGCTCATCCCCATCCAGAACGACCACCTCCGCCCCGTTGCTCACTTCATCCGCCAGATCCACCGCCACCCGATCGATCCGCCCACCAATTTTGGCGGCCACCGTCATCTCGCGCATCGCCTCGAGGCTCCCGCTGAAAGTCCGCCTCAGTTCAATCGGACCCCGCTCAATCGCCACCACCTCGACGGGCACAGGCATCGCCTCACCCTCAGCCTGCCCTCGCTGACTCGACGAAGCAGCCCCCACTGGGAACAGAACAATCCCAAGGCCTGCCAGCACAATGACCGTCAGCAACACCACGAAAACTCGCCTGGATCGCGACAAGAAAAGCTCCTGAGCCTGTTATGACCAACTAATACAATAGTAGGGTAACAAGACCCCTCAGGCATCCCGCAACGCACTTCTTCATCCTGTTATTTGACCAACGCCGTCGATCGCCGCGAGACCCCGACCGGACAGCCTTCCGCGTCCTTCTTCAACCTCGATAACTCAGCCTCCGATAGCCACCCGGTAAGCCCCAGCCGCTCGTAGGTCTTCAGCACCGACTGCGCTTCCATCCCGCGGTAACTCCGATCCGTATCCACGATCGGCTTGCCGAGGATCTCCTCGAGCATCTCCTGCGAATACTCCTTTCGCTGCCGAGCCGTCGAAGTCGTCCCATACTGATTCAGGTTCGACGCGAAGATCCCCGCAGCGCTAAACGGCAGAAAATCCTCGTACCTCAGCCCATCCGCACGCACATACCCCTGCTGCACCAAAGTCCTGAGGTCCGACGTCTGAATCGACCCCGCCGCCGCCAGCCCAGCATCAGTCGGCTCGTAGCGCCCATACACCAGACCCTGCTCCAGCAACTCCCCAAGCGTCTTAGGGAACGTCGCATAGGCCTGAATCTGAGCCGCTTGGTAAGCCTCAAAGTCCCGCTTGGCCAGGCCCGGGTCCTGACTACGAGCCTCCTCGTGCTCCGCCAAGCACTGGTCATACATCGCCCTGCCCTTAGGCGTCGTCGCGTAAAACCGCTGCTCGATCTCACCAAACCGCGCCGTGTGCACCGTCCGGGTCTCCGTCCCGTCAGGGTTATGAAACACCACCGCCTCCGTCAGCGCCTTGTACGCATCCTGCCGCAGCAGCACCGGCGTCCCCACCGCAGGACCCTCCGTAAAATCCTTAAAGCCCGCGTGATCCAACTTACTCAGATCAAGATCAGGCTCGTTGAGGCGATCGACCAGACCATCGATCAGCTCATCAACCACCGAACCGGACACATCAGTCTCAGGCAGGCCATCAATCTCCGCCCGCGTCAGGTGCTTGAAGTGAAGCGTCATGTAATCTCGATCGCCATCAACCCGAATCCGCTCCAGCGCAGCCCCCGCACGCAACCGCAGCGCCGCCTCGTCGTACTCGCCCAACGCATACTTCATCGCCGACGTGTACAGATCCATACAAAACGTGTTAGGCGTCAGGTGATTCAGATGATGCGAATCAAAACACGCGATGTCCGCAGCGATCTTGAAACCACCCTCACACAAATCCTTGTAGAGCTGATGGTCCCGCGCCCGCCCCGTCCACTTGAAGATCCGATCTGTCCCCTCGTGAATCAATGCCTCGAAATCCTCTCGATTCAACCCGCCCTCTGACTCATCCTTCTCGATCAGCGCCTTCGCTCGATCCGAGAACACACAACGATCCGACAGCAGCGTCTCAACCCGCTCCTGCGTCGCCTCATCGAAGTAGTCCGTCATCAGCAGCGACGAGAACACCCGATGCTCCGGGTACGCCTCCGAACGAAACGCCGTCGCGATCACCGGCTGACTCTTCGCCCCGATGCTCGCCATGTCATAGAAGTTGTGTGGTTCCATCGCGAACACCGAGAAGAACCGGCCGATCCACCGGTACTCATCCGGCCGCCCGATCCGGATCGCACCATGCCGCTCCCCACTCGTCAGATTGATCTGCTCATCACTCATCGAGAAGCCGGGGAACCGCCTGCCCACCAGAGCACACACCGCCCGGTTACACACGAGATTCACCGCCAGCGACTTGTCATAAAGCGGAACCTCCTCGCCGAACATTCGCGACAGCTCCGAAAACAGCCGGTTCTGCATCTCAACTCGGTCAACAAAATCGCGTGACATCTCAGTGACTCCAAACCAGAGGAAGGCATTGACGACGACTCACAAAAACGACCTAGAGCAGCCGCCAGATACCGCGTTACTACCTTCAATCATACCCCGGGCAACGCCACAGACAACCAGACGCTTCCATCTGATGACAACTTGTCTCACGCTTTCAACGGCCATCAACCCAGCGCCGCAAAACCCCGCTCCAGGTCCTCGATGATGTCCTCCATCGCCTCCAGTCCCACGCTGATCCGGACCGTCTGAGGCGTAATCCCCGACTCCTTCAAGCCCTTCGGCCCCATCGACGCGTGACTCATCGACCACGGCTGCTCGATCAGCGACTCCACACCCCCCAGCGACTCCGCCAAGAGCAGCATCTTCAACGCAGCGTAAAACTGGGGAATCTCAGCCTCAGCCGCGTCAAGCTCAAAACTCAACATCCCGCCGTTACCCAGCATCTGCTTCTGAATCAGCGCTCGCTGAGGATGACTCGCCAGCCCTGGGTAATAAACCTTCGAGACCTTCGGGTGCTTCTCCAGCCACGCCGCCAGCTTCCCCGCATTCTCCTGATGCGCCTTCATCCGAAGTGGAAGCGTCTTGATCCCTCGCAACACCAAGAAAGCGTCAAAAGGAGAACACGCCGACCCGATCGCATTCCCCGCATCCCGTACTCGAGCGCCTAGCTCCGGATCCTTCGCGATCACCGCCCCGCCCACCACATCGCTGTGACCGTTGATGTACTTCGTGGTCGAGTGCACAACCACATCAACCTCCAGGTCCAACGGCCGCTGGAAGATAGGCGACAAGAACGTGTTGTCCGCCAGCGTCATCAACCCATGCGCCTTGGCCAACGCCACCATCGCCTCTATATCAACAATATTTAGCAGCGGGTTACTCGGCGTCTCGATCCACAACGCCTTCGTCTCCGGACGGATCGCCGCCTTCACCGCATCCACATCCCGCATGTCCACAAAACTAAACGTGATCCCCAGCTTCGGCAGCACCGCATCAAACAGCCGGTACGTCCCGCCATAGATATCATTGCCCGTGATCAGATGGTCACCCTTCTCAAACAGAAGCATCGCCGTCGTGATCGCCGACATCCCCGTCGAGGTCGCCAACGACACCGTCCCTCCCTCCAGCGAAGCCAGGCTCTCCTCGAGACCGCCCCGCGTCGGGTTCCCCGACCGTGTGTAGTCATACTTCGGCGGAGTCCCCAACTTCGGGAACGAGAACGTCGAGGACGGATAGATCGGCGTCGTCACCGAGTTCCATGTCTTGTCCTGATACACACCCTCATGGATCGCGCGACTCTGCTGTTTCACGGCGTTCACTTCCTAAATCAAAAAAATCAAAACTCTGTCCCAGCTAACCACCCATGAGGCTCATACGAGCCTTCACAAGCCCCACCAGCTAGGTCGCGAATCCTAGCACACCCACTCCACCCCAGCCCGTCACCCCTCAAGCCTTTACACTGAGTTGAGACTTCACACCCAGACGGAGACAGATTCCTTGGACCTGAGCGTGATGCTCGACAACCTCACCTCTCCGGTCATCCTCTTCTTCCTTCTGGGAGCGGCGGCTACCCTCGTCCGCTCAGACCTTGCCGTCCCCCCCGCTATCGCCCGCGGGCTCTCGATCTACCTCCTCATGGCCATCGGGCTCCACGGCGGGGTCGAACTCGCCCGCAGCGGCCTCACCACTCACATCGCAATCGTCCTCGCCGTCGCCATCCTCGGCAGCGTCCTCACCCCTCTACTCGCCTTCTGGGTCCTCCGCTTCAAACTCGACACCACCAACGCCGCCGCTATCGCCGCCTGCTACGGCTCCATCTCAGCCGTCACTTTTATCACCGCTTGCAGCTTCCTCGAAGCCAGAGGACTCACCTTCGGCGGATACATGGTCGCCGCCATGGCCCTCATGGAGTCACCCGCCATCGTCGTCGGCGTCCTCCTCGCCAGAATGTCCAGCCCACGAACCGACAACGAATCCCTCCCCTGGGGCCGGCTCGGGCACGAAGCCTTTCTTAACTCCGCCGTCCTTTTGCTCCTGGGCAGCCTCGTCATCGGCTACCTCGCTGGCGACGAGGGCTGGGCTAAAGTCGAGCCCATGATGTACGAGCCCTTCTACGGTCTCCTCTGCGTCTTCCTCCTCGACATGGGGCTCATTGCCGCCCAACGCCTCCGCGAACTCGGCCGCTCAGGCCCCTTCCTCATCGCCTTCGCCATCGCCATGCCCCTCGTCCAGGGGCTCATGGGCATCACCATTTCGTGGCTCCTCGGGTTCGACACAGGCGACACCCTGCTCATGGCCATCCTCTGGGGCAGCGCCAGCTACATCGCCGTCCCCGCCGCCATACGACTTGCCCTGCCCGAAGCCAACGCCAGCCTCTACCTCCCCCTCTCTCTGGGTGTCACCTTCCCCTTCAACATCGCGATCGGGATTCCGTTCTACCTCTGGATCATCGAGAGCTTCCTCCAATGAAACCCAGCCAGCGTATCGAGTTTGTCATCGGCGCTTCCCACCTCCAGCACCTCCTCGACAAGATCGATCAGGCCGGAGCACCCGGCTGGACCGTCATCCACCACGTCATGGGCCGGGGCGGACGCGGGATCCAGTCCGCTGACGAACTCAGCGGGACTTCCTCCAACGCCTATGTCATCGTCGCCACACCCAGCGACAAAACCAAAACCATCGTCGATGCCGCCCAACCCATCCTCGCCCGCGCAGGTGGGCTCTGCCTCATCTCCGACTGCCAGCACGTCCAACACCATCCAAAAGAAACCTGAGCAACCCTCCTAAACCTCAGCACCCGCGCAAACCCGACAAGCCCGACCCATATCCGGTCGATCCCTCTCAAACATGAACCGCGGGTTTTCTCTCATCGAGCTTGTCCTCGTTCTGGCGATCCTCTCCGTCATCGCTGCCATCGCGATTCCGCGCATGTCCATCGCGTCCGATGGCGCACGAATCACCTCCTTCGCCACCACACTGCGCCAGTTCGCTCGCGCCTGCGAGCTCTATCACCTCGACCACAAAGCCTGGCCACCAGACGGGAGTTCCGGCTTAGCCCCCTCAGAACTCAAGGGCTACGTCGATGAACAAGCCTGGGCCAACCCCACGCCACTGGGCGGAGAATGGGACAACGAAACCGCTGACGCCGGGAGTGTCACCGCCGCCATCGGCGTCCACTTCGATACATCCGACGCCACGACCGACGCCCTCATGCGCCGCGTCGACAAGCTCATCGACGACGGCGCTCTCATATCAGGCAGCTTCCGCAAACTCGCCTCCGGCCGCTACTATTTCATCCTCGAAGAATCTGACACCACCGCCAACAAAGCCATCGCCACCGACATCAGCGAACTCCTCGGCAACATGTCCCTCCGTCGCGACTAAACCACCCACCCGTCACCCACCAACAACCTGAATCCGGGAACTTTTGACGGCCTCACGCCGTACATCTACCTTGCACCCGCGTTCAACACCCAAAACCCCGCCATTTCTGGAGGATGACCGCGTGACGCCCAAACCCCTTGCCCACGCCAAGGCGACGCATGCTCGCGTCCTCGCCATCCTCCCGGCTCTCCTGCTCCTGCTCTCCCAATCCGCTGTCGCCCAGCCGTTCACGGGCTGGCAGGGCCTCCGCGTGATCGAACTCGATGGCAACCCCTACCGACTCGACGTCGCCGACCTCGATCAGGATGGCCGCGAGGACCTCGTCCTGGTCAACACCCGCCAGGCACGCCTCGAAATCTTCCACTGGCTCGACCCCGAAAACCGCGAACCGCTCGCCGAACCCGACCCCGATGATCCCGCCTCCATCAACGACCTCCCGATGGCCCCGGAACTCAAACGCACCGAAGTCCCCGTCAGCCAACTCCCTCACGATGTCCTGATCCTCGACACCGACAATGACGCAACCCCCGAACTCTACATCCTTGTCTCCGACCCCAACCGCATCCTCCAGTTCACACTCGATGACCAGGGTAACTGGACCCCCACCGAACGCTGGGAACTCCGCGCAGGCAGATTCACCCCCGCCGACGACCTCCTCCTCGCCTTCTCAACCGATGGCAACCTCGAACTCCTCATCAGCCTCCAGGAAGGCATCCAGCGACTCACCCTCACCGCCACCGAAGAAGCCGACATCGGCCGCGCCTCATGGATCGAGCCCCGCGAATCCCTAGGACGCAACGACTGGTGGCTCGCCGACCTCGATGATGACGGCCACGATGACCTCGTCGAGTGGACCAACACCGATGACCGCTCCCTCCGCTGGTATCCCGTCCGCGATGGAACGCTGCGCCCCGCCCAGACCCTCTACGATCGCCCAATCAGCGGGGCCGTCTGCATCCGCAATAACAACGCCGCCGACGAGATTGTCGTCCTCGAAGCCAGCCCCGCAGGACTCGTCCGACGCTACCGCATGACCCGTGGCGACACCGAGGACCTCGGCCGCTCCGAACCCATCGCGCTCGCCGGAGCCGACAAAGCCGTCTGGGCCGCCACCACCATCCGCAACGAGCCCACCCTCGTCGCCCTCGACCCCGAACAGCCCCGCGCCACCCT
This region includes:
- a CDS encoding type II secretion system protein; translation: MNRGFSLIELVLVLAILSVIAAIAIPRMSIASDGARITSFATTLRQFARACELYHLDHKAWPPDGSSGLAPSELKGYVDEQAWANPTPLGGEWDNETADAGSVTAAIGVHFDTSDATTDALMRRVDKLIDDGALISGSFRKLASGRYYFILEESDTTANKAIATDISELLGNMSLRRD
- a CDS encoding efflux RND transporter periplasmic adaptor subunit, whose product is MSRSRRVFVVLLTVIVLAGLGIVLFPVGAASSSQRGQAEGEAMPVPVEVVAIERGPIELRRTFSGSLEAMREMTVAAKIGGRIDRVAVDLADEVSNGAEVVVLDGDEQEQAVAQAEAELAVAEANLVQARDAREIAERTMDRQATLRERGVASDAQFDSARAEQLAARSRVVVAEAQLERARSALQSAQIRLGYTRVRAIWDEEDERRVVAERRVEQGDTVAANTSLLTIVALDPIKAVVFVTEADYGLLQSGQLVALRTDAYPGRVFRGTVTRVSPVFESSSRQARVELEVPNPEGLLKPGMFVRVEMVLSRVEDALMVPEVALVRRADRPVVFMLDEELGRVRMVGVETGIVSDGRVQILEDSLAGRVVTLGQQLLDDGSVVVVPGDQSPERSETGE
- a CDS encoding DUF1338 family protein — translated: MSRDFVDRVEMQNRLFSELSRMFGEEVPLYDKSLAVNLVCNRAVCALVGRRFPGFSMSDEQINLTSGERHGAIRIGRPDEYRWIGRFFSVFAMEPHNFYDMASIGAKSQPVIATAFRSEAYPEHRVFSSLLMTDYFDEATQERVETLLSDRCVFSDRAKALIEKDESEGGLNREDFEALIHEGTDRIFKWTGRARDHQLYKDLCEGGFKIAADIACFDSHHLNHLTPNTFCMDLYTSAMKYALGEYDEAALRLRAGAALERIRVDGDRDYMTLHFKHLTRAEIDGLPETDVSGSVVDELIDGLVDRLNEPDLDLSKLDHAGFKDFTEGPAVGTPVLLRQDAYKALTEAVVFHNPDGTETRTVHTARFGEIEQRFYATTPKGRAMYDQCLAEHEEARSQDPGLAKRDFEAYQAAQIQAYATFPKTLGELLEQGLVYGRYEPTDAGLAAAGSIQTSDLRTLVQQGYVRADGLRYEDFLPFSAAGIFASNLNQYGTTSTARQRKEYSQEMLEEILGKPIVDTDRSYRGMEAQSVLKTYERLGLTGWLSEAELSRLKKDAEGCPVGVSRRSTALVK
- a CDS encoding PLP-dependent aspartate aminotransferase family protein, which gives rise to MKQQSRAIHEGVYQDKTWNSVTTPIYPSSTFSFPKLGTPPKYDYTRSGNPTRGGLEESLASLEGGTVSLATSTGMSAITTAMLLFEKGDHLITGNDIYGGTYRLFDAVLPKLGITFSFVDMRDVDAVKAAIRPETKALWIETPSNPLLNIVDIEAMVALAKAHGLMTLADNTFLSPIFQRPLDLEVDVVVHSTTKYINGHSDVVGGAVIAKDPELGARVRDAGNAIGSACSPFDAFLVLRGIKTLPLRMKAHQENAGKLAAWLEKHPKVSKVYYPGLASHPQRALIQKQMLGNGGMLSFELDAAEAEIPQFYAALKMLLLAESLGGVESLIEQPWSMSHASMGPKGLKESGITPQTVRISVGLEAMEDIIEDLERGFAALG
- a CDS encoding sodium-dependent bicarbonate transport family permease, whose protein sequence is MDLSVMLDNLTSPVILFFLLGAAATLVRSDLAVPPAIARGLSIYLLMAIGLHGGVELARSGLTTHIAIVLAVAILGSVLTPLLAFWVLRFKLDTTNAAAIAACYGSISAVTFITACSFLEARGLTFGGYMVAAMALMESPAIVVGVLLARMSSPRTDNESLPWGRLGHEAFLNSAVLLLLGSLVIGYLAGDEGWAKVEPMMYEPFYGLLCVFLLDMGLIAAQRLRELGRSGPFLIAFAIAMPLVQGLMGITISWLLGFDTGDTLLMAILWGSASYIAVPAAIRLALPEANASLYLPLSLGVTFPFNIAIGIPFYLWIIESFLQ